The region GATCATTTCATCATTACTCAATAAATAAGCACATACAAATATTACCCAATACATTAGTCCAAATATTGCTAAATACAGAATTCCAATATTACACAATGCATACGTTCAAGTGTCTCGCCTTTTCCGCGTAAAAAAGCTACGGatccccttcccgattctggcggttgagagtctagacggaggagtctctcgcacaacgacattctctaaatcaaccccgAAATATTCGTCTCGCACAGAAAACCGAGGTGGAGAATAtgggacatcactgagaccgatgtcttcgcctgtaccaccagtgtggctgacagagtgacgacctcgaactgcagatcttggtggaggtcgaggcataaaatcgtcagcggcatcatctaccaactgagtatccatccttggctgagcattcgggcagttgcgcctgtcgtgacctggttgacggcaatgtttacatcggagtcgggctcgtggctgatcagcttcacggacatccatctgattaggaatcctagtagtacggtatcgaccgcgacttttaggcattaactgagctcgtgaacattgcaaagtccattcaggcacggcccaataatcttggtgtctgggtggattgaacaccgtagaatattggtgtacccaaacacttgtgcggtatacgggatcaacaagcgacaacatgttgtcgtttctaaaatgcgcaactgccgctgcatgtgaacatggaagtctccacacctgccacttttgacatttgcagtgcgagtccaagtactttaccttccacttattagcgccctttccaccaattcgacgctttgttcgaatcacataatgccctgcaattgtgttgggtgctctcacattatgtaattgaccttttgcatcatttttgcacaccttttcatgcgcccacggggtaagtggtgtggcacactgtgttgaagcaattgaccggtcattgaaccattctattgtcctccagaatatcatatcaatgcaagctttaattgggagttgtcttgcgcctctcaacacattgttgtaagattccaccatattagtggtcacctcaccccatcttttgtgtttgtcatacgccagattccatttttctaactccacggcatcaaggtactgcaaagcctcgttgttgacgtttcgaagtaaacgacgtctgatcttaaacttgcgcttcttggtagcaataccaattttccaaacaagtcttttgaccatgatacctttgtgattttgcaaaacattctttctaacatgtaccaagcaaaatctgtgatgacctacattgggttcttctttccatatgggagaattcattgcatctatgattcccacatgcctatcagatatgacacatatttcatgttttgctacatgaagtctaatgcgttccataaaccaattccaactttctttggtttcctcatcaacaatggcatatgcaacaggcaaacatttcttattagcatcaaatccaacggcaataagaattttacctcgacatcgtccacgtagatgagttccatcaaccgttaaaactggtttgcatagttgaaaagcctccacagctggtccaaaagcccagaatacgtacttgaataccttgttcataccattgcttaatatgtcatcgtgcatccattccacaattgtgccaggattttgtctttgcatttcattcaaataagctggtaaaactttgaacgaccactcccatccaccgtatacaagctcaatcgctgtcctccgagcataccatgctttcttgtaactaactttgacatgaaatctattttcaatatccgccacaattgcttttaccttgtagcaaggatcgttttctatctgatggcgaacactcaacgctatcatacccgacgaaagattagcgtggccattatagttacgatcccccatgcaagtatgagcagtgctaaacactctaatttgctagtgttcatcatgcttcctcagtgttgctcggcactcccacaaacatttaGGTAAGGAcgtatctttcggatttccttgtggccacttacaaactgcatgccatctctttcctttactttcaacaactgtatattgtcggattttttccaaatgccaatgagtcacagctgccttcaattccaacttcgttctaaatttagtatgcaaaccgacattggtaggatctttttcactccaataatgcacactgggatcatcacgctcaaagtttttgggatcaaaactatcatatggacctggtaaggtccgaaagtagttgattccaggctgtgggaactgtggaactactcttcctccaactgcccttccaccaactgatgtttctccaactgctgtttctccaagtggaatggatggtcttgaagcaacaaattgttcatcatccgacggatcaccatctgagtctgtactaaccgtgtgggaatcttcagaataataaggtgattgtggatcaagaaagtcggctttatcaggacctattatgtcctcaaccacatcacaattgtcacattcccctaaatgcacgcctccagcttcaaaatcttgtgttgcagctaaatatggttcttgggctctcgtagacgtaccaacatcaaaatcttgtgttgcagcaaaatatggttcttgggctctcgtagatGTACCAACATctaaatcttgtgttgcagcaaaatatggttcttgggctctcgttgacgtaccagcatcataacttatgacatgatgacaatgatgttgagtaattgccgaatactcaacatataattcaattacacctccaataatcatactctcactaaacattagttgcatgcatacttcttctagttgaacacctataaacgtgactccggatccaaagcatatagtacgtttccatattatttgaatattgttttcatatatgcttatccccatcctttcacaaattttttccacaagctcatcgtacgaaattgtttcatccaacataatgaatcctttagcaaaagaaggatcatacgaaataactgctccgggaattatctttccaccccaatataaattgacacaccacgtcatactatctgcaataatgtaaaacacaaataaatatgtattatttttacattcatcattatgtagagtcagccaaaaaattgacaaaataattctattaaatacactacaatatatattatcataacAATCTATTAAATATTGGTaacaaaattagatatactacaacatataatagcataacaattggtcaaaatatttctattaaaatatatactatcataataatccatcaaaatattagtgtgcccataacaattggtcaaactattatattaattgcactacaatatatattatcacaacaatcaatcaaatattggaagactaatgtttagaagaatgagtctaaaatttgatatactaaccgattagaaggactaatgtttggaagaattagccaaattcaaaatatcgacgcttaaatccaccaccgggtcgacccgagcgaaaggtttttccgccttgggaagggttttcgtgttttggggagggaatgtgtttagggtcgcgatgttgggggagatctgataaGGATATGGTTCAACATAAACACGCCGGCCGAATGGCATTTTTAATGTAACACGCCAACCTCAGTGGCGTTTCTATTATTAAATACGCCTACTGCAATGGCGTTTTAATAATTAAACACGCCGACTATATTGGCGTTTTAGCCTAAAACACGCCAATTAAGTTGGCGTTTTTTACGATGCTGTATTTGGCGAAAATACACCTACAATACGACGCGATAATAAAACGCCAATGATgttggcgtatttactaatagaaacgccaatgtggttggcgtttttctcatttttggaatagataacaaaatgggtacatttacgtaatctttagTGTAAACTAGCCTATATACCCGATTTTCCCAATATGCAATACTATAATAAGTAAAGCCCTTGTCATAAATTTCATTTAATCAGCTGTTTCTCATTCACTCGGCAATTTCAATCAAACTTATGAATGTGAGAAAACCCAGATTCTCATAAAAATAAGGATTTAACATAAGATACAATCAACTGATAACTGATTCTGTTAAAAAGATTGTACACTTCAGTTCcacaaaaataaacacacacacacgcacaagtTTTGACCTTTGTTGGGGAAAGCGGCAGCATTGGATGTAACACCCCGAaaaaataaaggagaaaaaaaaatcaaataaatctaattaaatcttttcctagttgacttggtcaaatatatttctctaaaccatatcaccaaacgatttccccatatctatactccctaaatctctccaaccaccaaatccatcaatatctattagttttgcctatatatatacaatcaatgccacgatctttctacacataaattcaataccaagaaaaatcgagaactaaaatttagagaatgaaccgagttggagaagagagttttctgctgcctaagaaggtaatcaccgatcaattcccAGCTTTGAATTCTTTGCATTCATTTAGAATAATTCTGAATCATCATGTTCGGATAGTATATTCCGACTtgtgtttgaccaaccaaacgatcttattttggcacgaattttttaCTGAATAAAttttgagatgtcttctgtgttgtgtaaaattttcagcctcttttgacgaaagatgaattttaaatgaatttttaaagttaactgcgcagttctgtcagaacttgtgttctcgctcagaaagtttcgtattttgtttgaccgaccaaatgacctccgtttgatgtgattcttgaattagatgaaaatttgaagtgtcttctgagttgtgtaaaagtttcagccttattggaaatcagatgaatatttggtgaatttttcaaatgaactgcgcagtgctgccagaatttttatgttccgatcagagagttgcataaatgttttgattgaccaaatgatatgatttaagtgttaaattttaactggatgaactcgaatgtgtctactgtgttgtgaccaaaatttagcttcatatgaggtcggggcgatttttggtgatttttacaaccaaccgcgcaattctgccagttttgttgttaggtgaaaatatcacttgttgctaagttttaatgaattatatgatgcatgtatgatttaggaAGGTATCCtggcatgattatgtgtaacacgttgagaaatattgtggcatgtttttccttatgttgatgaacgttcgggaatggacaatctaagaaaacgatgaaaggaacgataggacatgcatgataattgtaataatggaaaacctgattgtgtggtgatattgacaagggttgttgcacgtacgagggtaccaagagtaaaaggttgcgtaaagtcgtgattgtgtggtataagcaagcgaggtgggctttctttttaaataagggcaatgccctaagtatatttttatgtgaaaatgatatgaatatttgtcatgccgtgttttgttttattctatggaacctatctgatgtagcttttgccatcaatggataatcgaattcgggtctgtctagggagcgagtccctattcaggctagtgtacacctatggagatcgtgagctgTCTTtcgggtcggccggtctagtgacttggaatgtggccacgttccttgtcatcaatggatcagatatggtagacatctatgggaaaatgactgatcagtcgaattttacaatggaaatgattttagtgtctcgggcattttcaaagttaaacccgaggtcactcaatggtggcatgataaatactttttataaaatgatttcgtcatgagtccactgagtgcatcaagtactcagccctgcttttcttttaaaaaattgcaggttgagcgtgacgggtgcggtgggtgttgagcaagaccgttgaagatattaagtgtttagaatgtgtcatgtcttcacacgtggcatattccttctctcaaatgcttccgctaagtagttgtctttcttttgagttcttgtatcgttgaggtaatattcatttttgagttgttgaatgttgattgttgagatactctgattttattcgagctattcccatttgtttcgagctatggtcgagttgcgttgttttcccctttctttcccgcttctttaatcctcccctagtcgcgatcaaccgtgttttctacccttagaaaatgcgggcgtgacattgGATGTTGACTCGATCACTCCTGCAAATTCACCTAATCCCCCGTTTCGAGTTCACTAAACCCgaaaaatggaaaatgaaaaatctgttctttttaaagagtagATGCTGCAAGAATTGaagctaagagcatctccagtgggcggatgtcccactcggacatccactaggacatcccgaaaacacctcctgccacgtcactaggacttcccatcccactgccacgtcactaggacatccccttcacaatccgcccttcccaacgcccttcccactaggacttcccgcaataaaaaaaaccacaaattcacaaataaagcaatttacgtttacggaaataaaatttcaacacgaatacgaacgagaaaaattaacaacttcatttaaaaaaaacatacatgatttgaaaaaaaaattacatagtaataaaacaaaaaaaagaactaacatcaacgtcaacccttccgcgtccaaacctcttcgataatatcgttctgaagtcgaacatgggcatctgtttgccgcatgtccgcaaatgcacgcatccgctcgacctctccatgaggtacccccatattcacattcgcggtgccctcgccgtgacttggacctgcacccgtatcatcttcattggtccactgagtcagttccgcaccttcattttcgacaatcatgttgtgcattatgatacatgcgtacatgacatcgccgatgttgggaatataccactgccgtgcaggacccttgacCACCgaccatcgactctggagcacaccaaatgcccgctccacatccatgcgcgctgcttcctgacggctcgcaaagtatgacttcttttgtccgagcggatgcttgattgtcttcacaaagacgggccagtttgggtatatcccatccgccaaatagtatcccatatagtgctggttgccgttggcgacaaaactgatggcgggaccaacgccattgcactgagcattgaacatgggcgacgactggagaacgttgatgtcgttgttcgacccgacgactccaaaataagcatgccatatccacagccggtagtcagctacagcttctaggatcatcgtgggatgcttggctttgaagtcagtagtgtacatccctttctaggcggcggggcagttcttccactcccaatgcatacaatctatgctgcccaacatcccagggaacccgtgcaccgacccatgcatttCTATCAgactctggcagtcttcggggctcggactccgaagataccgctcaccgaatatcgctctcacgcccgcgcaaaaattctgcagacactcgacggctgtcgactcgccaatgtggaggtactcgtcgaacatgtcggccgcgcctccgtacgccagttgtctgattgcgacagtgcacttctgcaagggcgtgagttcgggtttgccagctgcatcctccctgatcctaaaatacaggtatcttctctctaaagcacccacgatgtgcagaaacagcggacgatgcatcctaaagcgtcgccggaataaggtttccccaaaacgcggttgcggagcgaagtagtctgcATACAatcgaatatgtgcagcaatgtggtcacggggtactgtagttcgacgatggatcggccgaggtaccgcagcctgctgccgccgctgcaccctctgttgtagcagcctatctatcgcaccttccacagcgacctccaattcattctcgctatcactgtcactagacattttagatatacttgaaattagagatgtagagagagaaacttgttaacacaagtggtgcgaatgaaataaaattcaacgagccgtatatatagagtttaaaaaaaataaaaaaaatttaaaaatcggacgttcgacccacgccacaatggcggacgtccgcccgcccgtcgcgccgacgtccgaggacacccgacgtcctcacgggacgtccgtatccgacctcccctgccacaatggcggacgttccggtcgcccgtcgcgcacgtccgaccggacgtccgccattggagatgctctaagtgatGCGCCGTCTTTTTCTGCTTTTAAAagtgattatatatttattgcAATAATTTAGATCGAACCATTTCTTTCACGAtttattttgtactccctcaCCGCCTAAAAATAATCTTGTTTGTGATTTGAGTAGTTTTAAGTGAAAAACTGATAATTTGATTAGTGAATAGTTTTGGGAGATTATTTATTTTGACCAGTCGAAACAAACCGATCAATTTTACAATTTCAGTGTTAAAGAAGGAATCACAACATTGGTCTCAACTCAAATCAGACAAACTGGCACTTCAACACACAACCAATTCAATTCCATTCAGTATTAGCATAACACAAACTAAGTTCTTGCACAATAAGATGACAAGAAACTAAAGAGGGAAAATTGCTAAACATCTCAATAATTGTGGCATCTCAGTCATCCTGGAAAAATGCAGCTGATGCTGAAACTCAAACGAGGAACCCAAAGGCAAACTTATATGCAGATTAAGGCCTCCATTTGATTTTAGAGATTTGGACAGATCAGCGAGGCCTAGCTCAAAACCTTCAAGCCAAAGTAGTTTGATCAGTCTTCTCTCATGTCAGTCTTTCGCCTGGCCTGAGATGCAAGCCGGACATCTCTTTCTCGCTCAAACTCCCGGTAATCAGCACGCTGCAAGAAAGAAACTTTGTCCAGATACTGATTTGAACTTTTCTTGTATGCATCGAGTTCATCTTCCATGCCTTTGTTTTCTTCCTTGAACTCACCCCAGTCCATCTTTGTCTTGTCAAGGACACTGAGTTTAGGTTTCTTTTTGATCTGTTCTAGAACAGCATCAACAGCTGACACAGTGCCGGCTACCCCTTTCCCTTTCTCAGCTGCCTCTTTCGAGGAAGCATCAAGGAGTTTCCTTACTTCAATTTCCTCACCAGCAAAGTCTCGAACTTCAGTAACCTACCAAATTGACAGATTACACAATCTAGTAAATGATACAAAGTGAAGGAAAATATGTTGTGACATAAATATCTGCTGAAGTTCTGATCCATCAAACACAGCATTTAACTTTTACAAAGATCTTCTAAAGTGATCATATGATGATGTGGAAGTAATAGTTGAAACTTGAAACGCCCAAGTGAAAAACGTGATTAGAACCTATGTAGTGGAATTCATAGAAAAGATGCTACAGCAGAAAAACAAACCTCCACTTTTCCCCTTCCTGTAGTTGCTGAAGCAGCGGCAGCATCCTTAACTGCTGAAAGAGCGGCAGCAGCAAGTTTTTTTGCTTCCTCACTGGAACTATTCTCACTTGTTATGGCACGCTTTCCCAACCCTTGTACAGGAGATGGAGTCTTAGTTGATCCCAAACCGAGATAATTCATCCAACCCTGAAAGATAGGAGCCGGTGAGAAACAAACTTTCCCAAAATCAGCACAACGACCCCCTCACTATTTGGGGACTCTCGGTAACATAAGTATTGTTTCGCTCTTTATGACCATTATTATTCCTCACTGTCAAAGGTTTTAGTCTAGGTAAACAATTTTCCTCACAATTTACTTAAAGAAACAAACTTTCCCAAAATCAGCACAACGACCCCCCTCACTATTTGGGGACTCTCGGTAACATAAGTATTGTTTCGCTCTTTATGACCATTATTGTTCAGAGATCAATCCATGGAGTTGATTTCAATGTAATATGTATGCATCGAACAAAATACACAGCATAGTAGTTCGTGGCTATTGAATTGTAAAATGACAACTGCAAATGATTGTGTGAAGACTGAAAGACAACTACTGTGCAATATTGCAAGCGGTTTGATACTTTGATTCAGCTATCACATACCTAGATATTCTAATTTTTGCCTAGTAAAGATGGATGAGTGTAGTAGTAGAGCTGTTTCTCACCGTTGACGACTTCTGCAACGAACTTCCTCGAGCAGACTTGCTTGTGTTTGGACTCCGGATATCCAGAATACCTTTAAGAGATTTAGAAGGCACACCTTTATTCATTTGCTGCCACACAGCATCTACACGAGCTTTTCTCTCTGtcatcaaaatacacatacaaatTAAATCAGTTTGTCTCAGAGAATCTCTAATGCAAAATAATGAAGCTATTACCATAGGTTAAAACAGTAGGGGATAAGAGTTTGGACAAATACTAACCCATTTCTTCAGGCTGAGCCTCTGAAACTGGAGCAACTTCTTGTTTGGACTCCGTACGACACTCCTCCATCTTCACTACACATCGCGAGATAAAAAAATTGGAATAACTATACGCGTGACAGTTGAATTAAACCTTTTAATGTTACAATTACAATTCAATAACCACAAATTACTATACCACTTCCTGTGTATTTTGTTCATTACATACAGATCACATTCAAATTAGCTCCATGGACCGATTTCTGTACAATAATGGttatcgagagagagagagagagagacagagctTACGTTACAGAGCAGAGcaaggagaggagaggagaggcgaGACGATGGAGGGGCGGCGGCGCAACGGCAAAAGAAACTAGGGCTGAAGGAGAGAACGGAAATTGGGAATTGATGAGGCGGAGAAGTGATACAGTCACTGTGGAGAAAATCGCGTTTATAAGGTAGTCTACGTTTAACGTAAATGTActcattttgttatctcttccatatatggAAAAAACGTCACCTATGTTGGTGTATTTATAAGTGAAGATGCCATCCGTATTGGGGTTTTACAATTTAGAACTATATGTCGTCGTATTTTATGTAAGTATAAAAAACGCCGACGGGGTTGGCGTGTTACCCAAAACACGCCACAGCCGTCTGCGTGTTTTATGCCTAAAAACGCCACAGATGTAGGCGTGTTTTATGCCTAAAGACGCCTATGGAGTTGGCGTCTCCACCACAAACACGCCTACCCCGTCGGCGTGTTTGGCTTGAACCAAATATCAGTGAGAACTCATGCGAGACAATACAGACGGTGCAACCGGGTCGGCGAGTCAATACAGACGGTGCATCCGTCGTGAAAAAAAAAGGGGGAATCATGCAAACTGTAACACGCCGACGTGACTGGCATGTTATCTAAAAACGCCAATTAGGTTGGCGTTTTTAGTAGAAACGCCAACCGGGTCGACAAGTTAATACAAACGGTGCATCCGCCGTGAAAAAAAATGGGGGAATCATGCAAACTGTAACACGCCGACGTGACTGGCGTGTTATATAAAACGCGAATTAGGTTGGTGTTTTTAGTAGAAACGCCAACTGGGTCGGCGAGTCAATACAGACAATGCATCAGTCGTGGAAAAAATGGGCGAATCATGCAAACTATAACACGCCGACGTAACTGGCGTGTTTATTAAAAACGCCTATGTGAGCGGCGTGTTACATAAAAACGCTTTTAGTCAGACTGTTTGTATGAAATTGCAGGCTTTCGTTTTTCCAGTCAATTATCTTACTAATTACCCGTTTATTCAAACTGTTGCAATAATTCCcacataaaaaatatacataagtATAAAAAGAGgagttataaaattattaatataaagaGTGCAACTCAATGAACAAACACGAATTTCAATTGCATAAACAAATACAAATAGTTGGAGTTTAGTTTAATTCGTCTCGCCGTTTACGCATAAACAGGCCCCGTatccccttcccgattctggaaGTAGGGAGTCtagagggaggagtatcttgaacaacagcgtTCGCTAGATCTACCCCAAAAAACTCATCTCGCACAGACGACCGCGATGGAGAAGCGTggacatcactgaggccaatatcttctcATGTACCACCAttgtggctgacagaatgacgacctcgaactgcagatctaggTGGAGGTGGATGCACAAAATCGTCATTGGAGTCATCTACCAACTGAGCATCCATCCTTGAAGATGAGGACTCTCCGCATGCAGTTTTCTTCTTGGTTCGTCGTTTTCCCTTTTACCTAACGTGCATGTCCATGTCCAGCGCAGAGCGCTGGGAAGGAAGGTAGTCCATCAACTCAACCTCCCCAGATATTTGCAGACcatcttcaaccatcctcgaaatggttaCCAAAGCCGGATGTTTTGTCATATCTTGGCCACTTAGAAAGTGGCGTATGttgtgaagcgtctccacctacaatttcCAAAGTTAATTATATATCatcatatgaatttaaataattaatagttttTTCAATTTACCGCGAAGTTATGAGAAGATGCCGTTTCATGGAAGCCGTCTTCAGCATGCACGCCaggtttggttaaatacaccacagttatttggcgaaaccaattcatatattaATCGGTTGCAACAGGCTCAGTAGAGTACTCCAGATCAGTCCACACTAAGTTGTGCCTATTGTCCCACTTCTGTATATGATGAGCGTGTTAATCAACCTAATTCCAGCCAGCTTTTCCACGACGATCTTGTTTCGTAAAATCACTACCGTGGAACCGGTTGATGagcgggatatacggttggacaatcccaaattgtcGCAACACTCGTTGTGGCAAGTGTGGCTCAACCATATTCCAACAAGTAAGAGTTGTTATCgacgtccatataggacgaccgttAACACAACATTCTGGCAAGGTCCGCTGGACataaggcctccaaataaactacatgtgaaacaaatttattcaaaataaattcaatcaaaaacaacaaacaaaaaacaatttaagTCATATAAATTACTTGGTTGCCGTGTATTctggagaactga is a window of Salvia splendens isolate huo1 chromosome 3, SspV2, whole genome shotgun sequence DNA encoding:
- the LOC121794270 gene encoding craniofacial development protein 1-like, which gives rise to MEECRTESKQEVAPVSEAQPEEMERKARVDAVWQQMNKGVPSKSLKGILDIRSPNTSKSARGSSLQKSSTGWMNYLGLGSTKTPSPVQGLGKRAITSENSSSEEAKKLAAAALSAVKDAAAASATTGRGKVEVTEVRDFAGEEIEVRKLLDASSKEAAEKGKGVAGTVSAVDAVLEQIKKKPKLSVLDKTKMDWGEFKEENKGMEDELDAYKKSSNQYLDKVSFLQRADYREFERERDVRLASQARRKTDMRED